From a region of the Suncus etruscus isolate mSunEtr1 chromosome 11, mSunEtr1.pri.cur, whole genome shotgun sequence genome:
- the ABHD17C gene encoding alpha/beta hydrolase domain-containing protein 17C, whose amino-acid sequence MPAAGPRMSGFSLGELCWLFCCPPCPGRIAAKLAFLPPEPTYSYSARDAGPAAGCSLRLSERADWAFSQRELDAVEVFFSRTARASRLGCMFVRCAPAGRYTLLFSHGNAVDLGQMCGFYLGLGSRLNCNVFSYDYSGYGVSSGRPSEKNLYSDIDAAWQALRTRYGVSPENIILYGQSIGTVPTVDLASRYECAAVILHSPLMSGLRVAFPDTRKTYCFDAFPSIDKISKVTSPVLVIHGTEDEVIDFSHGLAMYERCPRAVEPLWVEGAGHNDIELYAQYLERLKQFISHELPSS is encoded by the exons ATGCCCGCGGCCGGCCCCAGGATGAGCGGCTTCTCGCTGGGCGAGCTGTGCTGGCTGTTCTGCTGCCCGCCGTGCCCCGGCCGCATCGCCGCCAAGCTGGCCTTCCTGCCGCCCGAGCCCACCTACTCGTACTCGGCGCGCGACGCGGGCCCGGCGGCCGGCTGCAGCCTGCGGCTGAGCGAGCGCGCCGACTGGGCCTTCTCGCAGCGCGAGCTGGACGCCGTCGAGGTCTTCTTCTCGCGCACGGCGCGCGCCTCGCGCCTCGGCTGCATGTTCGTGCGCTGCGCCCCGGCCGGCCGCTACACGCTGCTCTTCTCGCACGGCAACGCCGTGGACCTGGGCCAGATGTGCGGCTTCTACCTGGGGCTCGGCTCGCGCCTCAACTGCAACGTCTTCTCCTACGACTACTCGGGCTACGGCGTCAGCTCGGGCCGCCCGTCCGAGAAGAACCTCTACTCGGACATCGACGCCGCCTGGCAGGCGCTGCGCACGCG GTATGGTGTCAGCCCAGAGAACATCATCCTGTACGGGCAAAGCATTGGCACAGTGCCCACCGTGGACCTGGCCTCCCGCTATGAGTGTGCTGCTGTCATCCTCCACTCTCCGCTTATGTCAGGCCTGCGCGTTGCCTTTCCTGATACCAGGAAGACTTATTGCTTTGACGCCTTCCCCAG CATCGACAAGATCTCCAAAGTCACCTCCCCGGTGCTGGTCATCCATGGGACGGAGGACGAGGTCATTGACTTCTCGCACGGGCTGGCCATGTATGAGCGCTGTCCTCGGGCTGTGGAGCCGCTGTGGGTGGAGGGGGCAGGCCACAATGACATCGAGCTCTATGCACAGTACCTGGAGCGACTGAAGCAGTTCATCTCACATGAGCTCCCCAGCTCCTGA